Proteins encoded in a region of the Diospyros lotus cultivar Yz01 chromosome 9, ASM1463336v1, whole genome shotgun sequence genome:
- the LOC127809772 gene encoding uncharacterized protein LOC127809772 — protein MKATQKTLGMAWGSNSRSSSRSSFRNSPFSDFDASEASIRCIQTLRVTATIRRTQKTLGMAWGPKSHSSSRSSFCNSPFSDFGREPCNTLGIFGFWCWSGYWVSIHSAHTSLMDLLQSYPPLQFQILQLLW, from the exons atgaaggctaCTCAGAAAACCCTAGGCATGGCTTGGGGTTCCAATTCTCGTTCTTCCTCCCGCTCCTCCTTTCGCAATTCGCCGTTCTCCGATTTCG ATGCAAGCGAAGCTTCAATTCGCTGTATTCAAACCCTTCGAGTAACAGCAACAATAAGAAGAACTCAGAAAACCCTAGGCATGGCTTGGGGTCCCAAATCTCATTCTTCCTCCCGCTCCTCCTTTTGCAATTCGCCTTTCTCCGATTTCGgcag GGAGCCCTGTAACACGTTGGGCATCTTTGGCTTTTGGTGCTGGAGTGGGTATTGGGTCAGCATACACAGTGCTCATACAAGTTTGATGGATCTCCTGCAAAGCTATCCACCCCTACAATTTCAGATACTCCAGCTTCTCTGGTAA